The DNA window TGTACCGCAGCATGGAGACGTCGGGCCTCATCGTGTCGAAGCGCGGGCGCGGCACGTTCGTGGCCGAGAGCCCCGCGCCGGCCGAGGGGGGCTCCGTCGGGTCCACCGTCGACGCGATGATGGGCGACTTCGTCCGCCAGTGCGAGGAGCTGGGCATGACGCGCGACGAGGTCGTGGCGCGCCTTCAGGACACGATCTCCCGGATGGGTTAGGAGCAGGCTATGGTCAAGTTCGGCAAGCGCGGCAGCGGCGTCGATCGGGCGGGCGACGTGCTCGCAGGCGGCGAGGGTGAGGCCCCAAGCAGGCGCAAGGCGTCGCGTCGCGGCGCGGTCGTGCTGGCCGTGGCGCTGTTCCTCATCGGGTTCGCCGTGGTGGTGGGCACCACCTACGCGTTCCGCTCGGCGTTCACCGTGGCCGCCGGCGTGCTCGCGGGCCTGGCGCTGGCCAGCTGCATCCACATCGCCTACGAGTGGGAGCGCGCCGTGGTGCTGCGCTTCGGGCGGTTCCAGCGGCTCGCGGGGCCGGGGCTCTACGTCACCATCCCCGTGGTGGATTCGGTGACCGTGGTCATCGACCAGCGCATCTCGTCCATCTCGTGCTCGGCCGAGCAGGTGCTCACGGCCGACCTCGTGCCGGTGGACCTGGACGCCGTCGTGTTCTGGATGGTGTGGGACCCCAAGAAGGCGTGCCTGGCCGTGGAGGACTACGAGCGCTCCGCGTCGCTCGTGGCGCAGACGGCGCTGCGCGACGCCATCGGCCAGGTGGAGATCGCCGAGCTGTCCATGCAGCGCGAGCACATCGACCACCAGCTCAAGCGCACCATCGAGGCCAAGACCGAGCAGTGGGGCGTCACCATCATCGACGTGGAGATCCGCGACATCCGCATGCCCCAGGAGCTGCAGAAGGCCATGAGCGCCGAGGCCCAGGCGCAGCAGGAGCGCAACGCGCGCGTGGTGCTGGCCGAGGTGGAGAAGGACATCTCCGACATGTTCATCGAGGCCGCGCATGCCTACCGCGAGGACGACCTGGCGCTTCAGCTGCGCATGATGAGCCTCGTGAACGAGAGCGTGAAGGAGGGCGGCAACATGGTGGTCGTGCCGAGCCCCTACGCCCAGGGCTTCACCGGCGACATCGCCAGCGCCCTCAAGAAGGGCAGGGGAGAGGCCTAAACCCTCCCGCATCCCCACGTACAAATGTTTCACGTGAAACATCCCGGCCTGCCATCCTGAGCGGGGCGCAAAGCGCCCTTCATGTCATCCTGAGCGGAGCGCGAAGCGCGGAGTCGAAGGATCCCGCGCGGCGCCAGCCGAAAGCGTTACTGCTATCGCCGCGCGGGATCCTTCGACTCCGCTTCGCTCCGCTCAGGATGACAACTTGGGCGTACAGATGTTTCATGTGAAACACTTGTCGCAACGCTGTGCGACAACGCTCGCGCTTTCGCCGCCGTCCCCCTGTCAAAAGGGATCCTTCGATTCGCTGCGCTCGTTCAGGATGACAACAGGGGCGTACAAGTGTTTCACGTGAAACACTTGTCGCAAGGGCGTGCGACAACGCTTGTGCTCTTCGCCGCTGTTACCATACCGTTTGCCGCCTCAGGATTATTCTCGAAATTTACATATTCAGTTTCCTATTTAACTATATTACTATGAAAATCAGTTAATGAGCAGTCTTCGAGGAAACGGTCATGAATCACTGAGAAAGGGGATGCAATGGCCAAAGACGAGACGAACGTGACGCGACGCGGCTTCATCAAGGGAACCGCCGCCGCGGGCACCGGCCTGGCGCTGCTGGGCGCGGGCGCGATGACCACCGCCGACGGATGGCTGGCGGAGGCGCACGCCGAGACGGGCGAGGAGCACACGGCCTACACCTACCACCAGTCGCACTGCGGCGGCATGTGCCCGCTCGCGTGCACGGTGCGCGACGGCCGCATGGTGTCGGTGCAGCCGAACAACTGCTGCGACGACCGCTACGAGACGATCTGCGTGAAGGGCATCTCGGAGGTCCAGCACATCTACGGCGACCACCGCATCCAGACGCCGCTTCGCCGCACGGGCGAGCGCGGCGCGGGCGAGTTCGAGCCCATCTCGTGGGACGAGGCGCTCGACGAGGTGTGCGACACCCTGAAGGAGCTCCAGGCCAAGCACGGCAACGACTGCGTCGTGGTCTCCTCCGGCGCCGAGGCCAACTTCCCCTGGCTCGCCGCCACGCTCGGCGCGCAGGTGGACGGCAGCATGGGCATCGACGTGGGCATCGGCAACGGCCTCGACCCGGCCATCGGCTTCGGCGGCGGCTACGCGATGGCCACCTGCGAGGCGCGCGACTGGGTGAACTCGAACATGGTGCTCAACGTGGGCAGCAACTTCCTCGAGTCCAGCCTTCCCAACGTCCGCCTGTTCTTCGAGGCGAAGGAGGCCGGCACCCGCATGGTGACGGTGGACCCGCACTTCTCCACGACGGCCGGCAAGTCCGACCAGTGGGTGCCCATCACCCCCGGCACCGACGCCGCCTTCTTCCTGGGCATGGCCAGCACCGTCCTCGACGAGAAGCTCTACGACGAGGACTTCGTGCTGAACCACACCTCCTTCCCGTTCCTCGTGGACACCGCCACCGGCATGCTGCTGCGCGACCACGCGGAGGACCCGAACGCGGAGGAGCCCGAGACGGGCGAGCAGAACCCCTTCTTCGTGTGGGACACGGCGACCAGCGCCAAGGCCGCCCACACCGACGCGGCTGCCAAGCCCGCGCTCGAGGGCACGTTCACCGTGGACGGCAAGCAGTGCGCCACCGTGTTCACCCTGCTCAAGAAGAAGCAGGTCGAGTACACCCCCGAGTGGGCCGAGGGCGTGAGCAGCGTGCCGGCCGACACCATCCGCGAGCTCGCCCGCGAGTACGCCAAGGGCCCCGCGTGCCTGGCGCTCGGCTGGGGCGGCAACGACAAAATGGGCAACGCCGACATCGCGGGACATGCCGCCGTGACCCTCGTGGCCCTCACGGGCAACGTGGGCAAGGTGGGTGCCGGCGTGGGCGTGTTCGTCGGCGGCAGCTACAACGGCCATGCCGGCGCGCTCGGCGCCTGGCCCGTGCCGGAGGACTTCGCGGCCGCCGAGCTGGAGATGCCGCTCTACGACGCCCGCGAGGGCAGCGCCAAGGTGCGCGCGTGCGTGTTCACCGGCGACGTCCTGCAGCAGCACATCGGCAACATGAACAAGACGGCCGAGTTCGCCC is part of the Arabiibacter massiliensis genome and encodes:
- a CDS encoding GntR family transcriptional regulator, which translates into the protein MERFSIDERSGVPIWVQLRNRLAYLIQTGQYQPGDQLPTVHEMAVHLGINYNTVNKVYRSMETSGLIVSKRGRGTFVAESPAPAEGGSVGSTVDAMMGDFVRQCEELGMTRDEVVARLQDTISRMG
- a CDS encoding slipin family protein, encoding MVKFGKRGSGVDRAGDVLAGGEGEAPSRRKASRRGAVVLAVALFLIGFAVVVGTTYAFRSAFTVAAGVLAGLALASCIHIAYEWERAVVLRFGRFQRLAGPGLYVTIPVVDSVTVVIDQRISSISCSAEQVLTADLVPVDLDAVVFWMVWDPKKACLAVEDYERSASLVAQTALRDAIGQVEIAELSMQREHIDHQLKRTIEAKTEQWGVTIIDVEIRDIRMPQELQKAMSAEAQAQQERNARVVLAEVEKDISDMFIEAAHAYREDDLALQLRMMSLVNESVKEGGNMVVVPSPYAQGFTGDIASALKKGRGEA
- a CDS encoding molybdopterin-dependent oxidoreductase, with the translated sequence MAKDETNVTRRGFIKGTAAAGTGLALLGAGAMTTADGWLAEAHAETGEEHTAYTYHQSHCGGMCPLACTVRDGRMVSVQPNNCCDDRYETICVKGISEVQHIYGDHRIQTPLRRTGERGAGEFEPISWDEALDEVCDTLKELQAKHGNDCVVVSSGAEANFPWLAATLGAQVDGSMGIDVGIGNGLDPAIGFGGGYAMATCEARDWVNSNMVLNVGSNFLESSLPNVRLFFEAKEAGTRMVTVDPHFSTTAGKSDQWVPITPGTDAAFFLGMASTVLDEKLYDEDFVLNHTSFPFLVDTATGMLLRDHAEDPNAEEPETGEQNPFFVWDTATSAKAAHTDAAAKPALEGTFTVDGKQCATVFTLLKKKQVEYTPEWAEGVSSVPADTIRELAREYAKGPACLALGWGGNDKMGNADIAGHAAVTLVALTGNVGKVGAGVGVFVGGSYNGHAGALGAWPVPEDFAAAELEMPLYDAREGSAKVRACVFTGDVLQQHIGNMNKTAEFARGLDFIVTIDPYFTEGAKWADIVLPATTRFENDAEVGNVKIGYSNIVLQNKIIEPLFEARTDFWIGKEIAKRFGKDGLLPATSDEWVAKVLATSPDPYVSSLTVDKINEKQGVYPLEGIEEPRREFMDRTFATTSTRMDVYYDGLASYDQALPTWEPPLEAHADSELASKYPLQLANVRTRYRIHNQFNDAKWIQQFAEPRIELNPVEMESRGLVTNDVVEVFNDRGSYKCRVKANESIRPGSARMFEGQTADFMVEGNVQNVTNDSYVKRGSELLCGPVIPFSDTLVEIKKA